GCAACGATCGGTACGCATAGGGCCATAAGATCATTGAGTTCCATTGCTACACCAGCCATTCGATCACCTGAGCTAATAGTCACGGTTGAGTTGTTCTGAATGGAAGGATCAAAAATGATCGGCATATGTCTTTTTAGGACTAGAGGGCCAACACATCCAACTTTAAAGCCGGTGATGGCCTCAACATCATTGAGTGATACGCAGGTCATTCGGCGGTAATTCAGTAGCGAACGTACTTTCTTGGGGTCGACAGAGCGATTACCAGTAGTACAAGCCAACGCATACTGGTTACCCATATCTTTCAGCAGGATGCACTTCACCATTTGAGAGGTGTCGATACCTCGTTCTTGTGCTGTTTCTTCGATGCTGGTGGTTGGTTTGCTTTGCATCAGCAGGCGATAGTTCACCTGCTGTTGATCCAGCCATTGTGTAATCGGTGTTTCCACGTGATTACTCTTCGTCGAGGCTATAAGGCAATGGTAGGATGTTCCACGTTTGATCAGGTTGTGCAGTCAATCGAAGCTGAACATCGTCATCAAGGTTGTTTGGTAACACCATCAAACCAATCGCTTGGTTATCAGAAAATTGATATACGTTTAAGAGTCGGCCAGCACTACGCCAGTTCTCACCAACGCTACGCTCTAGTTCAATAGGACTTTCTAGAGACAACACGTCCGCTGTTGTGCCTGAAACAATACGCATCTCACGTTTGTTCATGCCACGATACTTGGCGCGAGCTACGGTTTCTTGACCTGTGTAACAACCCTTTGAAAAGCTAATGCCGCCAAGAGCATGTAGGTTCAATGCTTGCGGGATGTGTTCGTTTTGCTCTGCTTTCGATAGATTAGGCTGAGCATCAAGAATCTCATGATACTGCCATAACGCCTCTGATACTTTTTCCGCAGTGCTGCTTGATACCAAGGCTTCAGCGGCTTCTTCTGTAACAAGCAGAGCCCAACGGTTGTCTGATACTAAGACGGCTGTGCCGCCAGAGATAGCACGCACATTGCCTTGGCTTTCTGAAATAGAATCAATGTATTGATTCGCAGACGCCCCCATCACACCGATAACAACGTCAGACGTTTGTTCGATATCGACCTTAGAGAATACGGCATACTTCTTGATTTCAACTAATTCGATCTCAATAGCAGATTTAGGTTGCATGAGTGCGTAGCCACCATTGTGGTGGAATAAACGAAAGATGCTCCATACCTTTCCTTTTGCATCGCAGTGCGCGCCTAATGTGGATTCATCACTAGGAAGAGTGACGACATCACATGTAATTTGACCTTGCAAGTATGATTTTTTGTCATCGCCTACCATGGTAATGGCACTCCAGTCAGACACGTGTGTCATCATTAGTTCTGGAAGCGAATCATTTTGTGTATGAGCGAGCGGCTGAAATGTATTTTTCCAATCCATATTATCTTTCCTAAGAATTTTGTTTTCCTCTATGTTAATCCGGTTCTGTTTCTTTGTCAGCCTAGGTTTTTTTGTGAGCTTAGATAGGGACTGTGACTCACATAGTAGTTGCAGGGCGCCTGACTTGTTACACTCTGAGAAAGCAAAATTATAGGTGAGGATAGCCAATGTACACTGCAGAGCAGAAAGCACGAATTAAATGGGGTTGCCGTCGGGGCATGTTAGAACTTGATGTTGTCATCATGCCATTTTTTGAAGAGTGTTTTGATTCATTGCAAGAGCAGGAGCAGCGCGAGTTTGTTTCTCTACTAGAGTGTGATGATCCAGATCTGTTTACTTGGGTAATGGGACATGGACGCAGTGAGAACTTAGGTCACGCATCAATGGTTGATAAAATTGTCGCACATAACCTCAGCAAGGTTCGTTAAGCTTCAGCTTAACCCTTCATATTCAGCATCATTCGCAAAAGGCACTATTTTTGGGTGCCTTTTGTTTTTCATTGTTCTTTCTTCCATTCCGCTCGTTATTAGCCTCTATTGCTTGCCTTTAATGATCAACTTGTTTCGAACAAATAATGTGATATTGAATTCCGCTTATGGGCATTTTGATTATAAAGACGATGGTGAGATAAAGCTGAATGACCAACGTTATAAATTAAAGTCCGTTGACAAAGCCTGGGCACAGTTCTTTGTCAAACTGCAATTCGAGTGTGGACACTCTGTCTTACTATGGCGAGACAGCTGTCGTGAGCGTGAGTATCGTCATTTTCTGGCACTCTTACAACGAGAGCGCTAGATGAAAAAAGGAGCACTTGCTCCTTTTTATTTATCTGTTACTCATATTTACGATTGGGTTTTCTCTGGTGTAAGAATTGTTGGGCCACTGTCTTTTGCAAGCTCAGGGTAATCTAACGTGTAGTGTAAGCCACGGCTCTCTTTACGTTGCATTGCACAACGAACCATTAACTCTGCAACCTGTAGCAAGTTACGCAGTTCTAACAAGTTATTCGAAACCCTGAAGTAGCTGTAGTACTCATGAGTTTCTTGTTGCAACATCTGGATACGGCGTAGTGCACGTTCTAGTCGTTTATCGGTTCGAACAATCCCCATGTAATCCCACATGAATAGGCGTAGTTCGTGCCAGTTGTGCTGAATGATAACCTCTTCATCACTATTGGTGACTTGGCTTTCATCCCATGCTGGTAGTTCAGCACAAAGCTGAGACTGGTCGATGTTTTCAACGATGTCTTTGGCTGCCGCCCATGCGTAAACCACACATTCAAGCAGTGAGTTAGAAGCCATACGGTTCGCACCGTGTAGGCCGGTGTAGCTCACTTCACCAATCGCATATAGGTTAGTTAAGTCGGTTTGACCTTGCTTATTTACCATCACACCACCACAAGTATAGTGAGCAGCTGGTACGATAGGGATCGGCTCTTTGGTCATGTCGATACCCAAATCCATCAAACGCGTGTGGATCATTGGGAAGTGCGTGGTGATGAACTCTTCAGGTTTGTGACTGATATCGACATACATGCAATCAGCACCTAGGCGCTTCATTTCAAAGTCAATTGCACGAGCAACTACATCACGCGGAGCCAATTCACCGCGCTCATCGAAATCTTTCATGAAGCGGGAGCCATCTGGACGACGAAGGTAGGCACCTTCACCACGCAGTGCTTCCGTTAGTAGGAAGTTGCGCGCTTCTGGGTGGAATAAGCACGTTGGGTGGAACTGGTTGAACTCAAGGTTGGCTACTCGGCAACCCGCACGCCAAGCGATAGCAATACCATCACCTGAAGAGACATCTGGGTTGGAGGTATATTGGTAAACCTTTGAAGCGCCGCCTGTTGCTAGCACAACAAATTTAGCGCGCACGGTTTCGACGTGTTCTTGGTTACGGTTCCAAATGTAGGCACCGATAACCTTGTCTTTCGAACCACCAACCTTATCTTCAGTGATCAAATCTAGCGCATTGTGGCGCTCGAAGATTTCGATGTTTGGGTGGTTGTTGACGTTATCTTGTAGCGAAGTTTGCATCGCCATGCCGGTGGCATCAGCAGCGTGTAGAATTCTGCGGTGGCTATGTCCACCCTCACGAGTTAGGTGATATTTTGGCTGACCTTCCGTGCTGTTCTCATCTTTATCAAATGGAACACCACCATCAATCAGCCATTGCACACACTCTTTCGCATTTTCAGCAATGAATTGAACGGTATCTTCTTCGCATAACCCGGCCCCAGCAATTTGAGTATCCTCTACATGAGACTCAATACTGTCCGACTCATCGAACACCGCGGCGATACCACCTTGTGCGTAATACGTCGATCCTTCGCTGCGTGGTCCTTTGCTTAATACAATTACTTTTGCATGTTCTGCTACGCGTAAAGCTAATGACAAGCCTGCCGCACCACTTCCTACCACTAATACATCACACTGATGTTCACGGTTTGCGTTCATAAAACTTATTAAATCCCGGGCTATAGTCGAATTGTCTACACTCAATTGACTTTGTCTTGTTTTAGGAGTTGCAGTAAGACTGTTATAATCTTCTGAGTCATCCTAAAACGCTATGCAAAATCAAGATATAGACAGCTATCTAGAAATATTTAATTGCTCAATACCATTGCTTTTGCTCAAGTTTTCCCAAATTGATAGGGATAGCTATTTTCATTACATCACATTGTGAAACAATAATGGCAAATAATTTTAAGAAAGTTGGAACTTTCAGTATTTGGCTTAGTCACAATAGTGCTCTTGTAGACGGTGGTGTCAATACTACATTTCGCATAATTAGTACCCATATCTGTGAAGGTAAGGGTTATAACAATAGGAGTACCCGCTCGAATGAACGAGCAGCTAACCGATCAAGTGTTGATTGAGCGAGTTCAGAGTGGAGATAAGCAGGCGTTTAACTTATTAGTGGTTAAGTATCAAAATAAAGTCTGTAATCTTATCTCTCGATACGTGAATAATTCCGGTGATGTACCTGATGTAGCACAAGAAGCTTTTATTAAAGCCTACCGCGCGATACCTAACTTTCGTGGCGAGAGTGCCTTCTATACATGGCTGTATCGAATTGCCGTGAACACCGCTAAAAATCATATCGTTGCCCAGGGCCGCAGGCCACCAGCAACGGATGTAGATGCAGAAGATGCAGAATATTACGAAACAGGCAGCGCGTTAAAAGAAATATCGAACCCTGAGAACTTAACGCTGTCAAAAGAGTTGAAACAAGTTGTTTTTGGTGCGATTGAAGCGCTACCAGAAGACTTAAAAACTGCAATGACGCTGCGTGAGCTCGAAGGTTTGAGCTACGAAGAGATTGCAGAAGTAATGGATTGCCCTGTAGGAACCGTACGTTCGCGTATTTTCCGAGCTCGTGAAGCGGTGGAAAAGAAAATTAAACCTCTTTTGCAACGCTAGAACTTGTAATAATTATGGTGAAAATAATGGCTGATAAAGAAAAGCTTTCGGCACTCATGGATGGTGAAACGATCGATAAAGCTCTCATAGTAGATCTTGAATCTGATCAAGAAAGCATGAATACCTGGCAGAGTTACCATTTAATTGGTGACGTGATGCGTGGGGATGCGCCAGAAACGAAAGATTGGAACATTGCTGACAGTGTGGCAGCGGCGCTTGAAGCCGAGCCTGCGCATAGTGCAATGCCAAACCTGCACCAAGTGAATGTTGAACCTACGGTTGCTCCAATCGAAGAGCAACCAAAGCCTCAGCAAGCGAAACGTCAGCTTCCTGCATGGCTACAACAGTTTGGACAAGTTGCCGTGGCAGCGTGTGTTTCATTAGCGGTTGTATTAGGTGTTCAGCAGTATGGTGGTAGCGATCCAGCAGCACCAGAGCAGTTACCTGTATTACAGACGATTCCATTTGCGGGCTCTGCAGAACCAGTAAGCCTAACGCGAGACTCTGTTTCTAAGCCTGTATCTGAGGCTAATTTACAAGAACAACGTAAACGCGTTCATGCATTGCTGGAAGATTATGAACTGCAGTTAAGATTAAACGGTGACGCATCATCAATGGAAGATGCACATTTAGAATCGGATATTGAATGAAGAAAATCCTGGTCAGTGCACTGACACTGTTCAGCTTGATGTCTCCAACAGCCTTTGCAGAAGAACTCTCTGCAAAGGCGTTATTGCATCAAATGAATGAGGCCAGTCAGCATCTAAATTACGAACTCTCTTATATATTGATAAAGAAGAGCAGTATTGAGCCTCTGCTTTATCGTCATGCAGTTAACGACGATCAACAGCTCGCACACCTTGTTTATCTCAGTGGCCCTGTGCGTGAAGTCATTCGACGTGGCAATGAAGTTAGCTACGTCGAGCCGGGGACTGAGCCATTTACTATTTTGTCTGGCAGTATGGTTGCCCCTGTCATTCCGATGATTAATAGAGATATCGATTCTCTTAACCGGTACTACGACTTCGTAAAAGTTGGGCGATCTCGTGAAGCGGGGAGCACAACACAAGTATTACGCGTGGTGCCGAAAGATGGCCTTCGTTATTCTTACGTAGTTTGGGTCGACGAGAAAACTCATCTTCCTTTGCGTGCCGATCTTTTGGATCGTGATGGCGAAGTGCTAGAACAGTACCGAACTATCTCTTACGTGGTGAATGATAAGATCGCAGAAGCAATGGGTGGCTTGAATCAAGTTAAACTGCCGAAGGTTTTGTCATTACCAGAAGGCTTAGTGAGTGAAACTAACTGGCAAGCTTCTTGGATTCCTGAAGGATTTAAGTCAAAAGAGCTTAGCCGTTATCAAATGGCGGTGACCGAAAAAATGGTTGAGAGTCAACTTTTCAGTGATGGGTTGTTTAGTTTTTCGGTGTATATCGCCGACAAAGATGAGCACTCATTGAAAGGGCAATTGGTACGTCAAGGGCGCAGAACCTTACATAGTTTAGTGATGGGCAACAGGGAAGTATCTGTAGTCGGCGATATTCCGCCTGCAACGGCTAAGCGTATCGCTCAATCAGTCACGTTCAATAACTCGGTACCAGTGCAATGATGACCGCGTTGGCGACCGTTAGCTCAGTCGAGCAAAAAGGTAAGCAATATTTTGTTCAACTGAGCTGCGAACAGCAAACCAGTTGCAGTAGTTGCTCTTCTCAAAAAAGCTGCGGAACCGGTATCGTCACCAAGGCCGTTGGCAATAAAGCTTTGTTTTGGCAGTTTAAAACCAAAAGCCTTGTTAAAGCCGGACAAATTGTAGAGATAGGCTTCCCAGAAAAAAGTCTGCTTCAGTCGGCGGCTATTGTTTACCTCGTCCCACTTTTCATGTTGATAATTGGTGCTGGCCTTGGACAGCTCTTGTTACAACCCTTGCTCCAAGGGGGCGAAGGGGTTGTTATACTCTGTGCTGCACTATTTACCACTGCTGGTATTGCCTTGGCGAAGCGGTTAGCCAAACCAATGGAAGACAAATCCAAGCAAGAAGTCGTCTTGATTCGAATTCTAGGTGAGTCTCTCGTCTAATTTATGATGCGTCTTGCCCTTAAATTGGGTAGAATCTGCCAACTTGATTGAAATGCCGCCACCAATGCTAATATTAGGTTGGAAGCATAGCGGCTTTCTTATTATCCCTATACAAAGAGTTTAGTCATACCAAGCCTATGAAGCACATTCGTAATTTTTCGATTATCGCCCACATCGACCACGGTAAGTCGACCCTTTCTGACCGCTTAATCCAAGTTTGTGGAGGATTAAGTGAACGTGAGATGGCAGCTCAAGTCCTCGATTCTATGGATATAGAACGCGAACGTGGTATTACAATTAAAGCGCAGAGTGTGACTTTAGATTATAAAGCTAAAGATGGAGAAACTTACCAACTTAACTTTATCGACACCCCTGGACACGTAGACTTTTCTTATGAAGTATCTCGCTCTCTAGCGGCTTGTGAAGGCGCGCTACTTGTAGTAGATGCTGGCCAAGGTGTTGAAGCACAAACTCTAGCAAACTGTTACACAGCAATCGAAATGGAGCTGGAAGTGGTGCCAATCTTGAACAAGATTGACCTACCCGCAGCTGAACCAGAACGTGTTGCTGAAGAAATCGAAGAGATCGTTGGCATCGATGCGATGGAAGCGACTCGCTGTTCTGCGAAAACAGGGGTAGGTGTTGACGATGTTCTAGAAAACATCGTAACGGCTATTCCACCACCGGAAGGTGATCCAGATGCGCCTCTACAAGCCCTTATTATTGACTCTTGGTTCGATAACTACCTTGGCGTAGTTTCTTTGGTACGTATCAAAAACGGTAAGCTGAAGAAGAACGACAAGATTAAAGTCATGTCGACAGACCAAGTTTGGGGAGTTGACCGTCTAGGTATCTTCACACCTAAGCGAATCGACACCACTGAGCTGAATACTGGCGAGGTAGGTTGGGTTGTTTGTGGCATTAAAGACATTCTAGGTGCGCCTGTTGGTGATACCTTGACGCTTGCTAAAGGTGGCTGTACTGAACGTCTACCTGGTTTCCAAAAAGTGAAGCCTCAGGTATACGCAGGCCTGTTCCCTGTTTCATCTGATGACTACGAAAACTTCCGTGACGCACTAGGCAAACTAAGCCTGAATGATGCATCACTGTTCTACGAACCAGAAAGTTCAGCAGCACTTGGCTTTGGTTTCCGTTGTGGCTTCTTAGGAATGCTTCACATGGAGATCATCCAAGAGCGTCTAGAACGTGAATACGACCTAGATCTAATCACGACTGCTCCAACAGTTGTGTATGAAGTTGTAAAAACAGATAAAACCGTTCTGTACGTTGATAGCCCGGCTAAACTGCCAGCGGTTAATGACCTCGAAGAAATTCGTGAACCAATTGCACGCTGTAATATTTTGGTACCTTCGGACTACCTAGGTAACGTAATCACACTGTGTGTTGAGAAGCGTGGCGTACAAGTAGATATGGTTTACCACGGCAACCAAGTTGCTGTGACGTACGATCTTCCTATGGCAGAAGTGGTTCTAGACTTCTTCGACCGTCTGAAGTCAACGTCTCGCGGTTACGCATCATTGGATTACAACTTCCAACGCTACGAGCCATCAAACATGGTACGTGTAGATGTATTGTTGAATGGTGAAACGGTTGATGCACTAGCGATCATTACGCACAAAGACATTGCTCAGTCTCGTGGTCGTCTACTGGTAGAGAAGATGAAAGAGTTCATCCCTCGTCAGATGTTCGATATTGCGATTCAAGCTGCGATTGGTAACCACATCATTGCTCGTTCTACAGTGAAACAACTGCGTAAGAACGTAATCGCAAAATGTTACGGTGGTGATATCAGTCGTAAGAAGAAACTTCTTAAGAAACAAAAAGAAGGTAAGA
The Vibrio kanaloae genome window above contains:
- a CDS encoding aminoacyl-tRNA deacylase; this translates as METPITQWLDQQQVNYRLLMQSKPTTSIEETAQERGIDTSQMVKCILLKDMGNQYALACTTGNRSVDPKKVRSLLNYRRMTCVSLNDVEAITGFKVGCVGPLVLKRHMPIIFDPSIQNNSTVTISSGDRMAGVAMELNDLMALCVPIVADISR
- the ygfZ gene encoding tRNA-modifying protein YgfZ, whose product is MDWKNTFQPLAHTQNDSLPELMMTHVSDWSAITMVGDDKKSYLQGQITCDVVTLPSDESTLGAHCDAKGKVWSIFRLFHHNGGYALMQPKSAIEIELVEIKKYAVFSKVDIEQTSDVVIGVMGASANQYIDSISESQGNVRAISGGTAVLVSDNRWALLVTEEAAEALVSSSTAEKVSEALWQYHEILDAQPNLSKAEQNEHIPQALNLHALGGISFSKGCYTGQETVARAKYRGMNKREMRIVSGTTADVLSLESPIELERSVGENWRSAGRLLNVYQFSDNQAIGLMVLPNNLDDDVQLRLTAQPDQTWNILPLPYSLDEE
- a CDS encoding FAD assembly factor SdhE; translated protein: MYTAEQKARIKWGCRRGMLELDVVIMPFFEECFDSLQEQEQREFVSLLECDDPDLFTWVMGHGRSENLGHASMVDKIVAHNLSKVR
- a CDS encoding protein YgfX — encoded protein: MSHITSARFVKLQLNPSYSASFAKGTIFGCLLFFIVLSSIPLVISLYCLPLMINLFRTNNVILNSAYGHFDYKDDGEIKLNDQRYKLKSVDKAWAQFFVKLQFECGHSVLLWRDSCREREYRHFLALLQRER
- the nadB gene encoding L-aspartate oxidase encodes the protein MNANREHQCDVLVVGSGAAGLSLALRVAEHAKVIVLSKGPRSEGSTYYAQGGIAAVFDESDSIESHVEDTQIAGAGLCEEDTVQFIAENAKECVQWLIDGGVPFDKDENSTEGQPKYHLTREGGHSHRRILHAADATGMAMQTSLQDNVNNHPNIEIFERHNALDLITEDKVGGSKDKVIGAYIWNRNQEHVETVRAKFVVLATGGASKVYQYTSNPDVSSGDGIAIAWRAGCRVANLEFNQFHPTCLFHPEARNFLLTEALRGEGAYLRRPDGSRFMKDFDERGELAPRDVVARAIDFEMKRLGADCMYVDISHKPEEFITTHFPMIHTRLMDLGIDMTKEPIPIVPAAHYTCGGVMVNKQGQTDLTNLYAIGEVSYTGLHGANRMASNSLLECVVYAWAAAKDIVENIDQSQLCAELPAWDESQVTNSDEEVIIQHNWHELRLFMWDYMGIVRTDKRLERALRRIQMLQQETHEYYSYFRVSNNLLELRNLLQVAELMVRCAMQRKESRGLHYTLDYPELAKDSGPTILTPEKTQS
- the rpoE gene encoding RNA polymerase sigma factor RpoE, with amino-acid sequence MNEQLTDQVLIERVQSGDKQAFNLLVVKYQNKVCNLISRYVNNSGDVPDVAQEAFIKAYRAIPNFRGESAFYTWLYRIAVNTAKNHIVAQGRRPPATDVDAEDAEYYETGSALKEISNPENLTLSKELKQVVFGAIEALPEDLKTAMTLRELEGLSYEEIAEVMDCPVGTVRSRIFRAREAVEKKIKPLLQR
- a CDS encoding RseA family anti-sigma factor, encoding MADKEKLSALMDGETIDKALIVDLESDQESMNTWQSYHLIGDVMRGDAPETKDWNIADSVAAALEAEPAHSAMPNLHQVNVEPTVAPIEEQPKPQQAKRQLPAWLQQFGQVAVAACVSLAVVLGVQQYGGSDPAAPEQLPVLQTIPFAGSAEPVSLTRDSVSKPVSEANLQEQRKRVHALLEDYELQLRLNGDASSMEDAHLESDIE
- the rseB gene encoding sigma-E factor regulatory protein RseB; translation: MKKILVSALTLFSLMSPTAFAEELSAKALLHQMNEASQHLNYELSYILIKKSSIEPLLYRHAVNDDQQLAHLVYLSGPVREVIRRGNEVSYVEPGTEPFTILSGSMVAPVIPMINRDIDSLNRYYDFVKVGRSREAGSTTQVLRVVPKDGLRYSYVVWVDEKTHLPLRADLLDRDGEVLEQYRTISYVVNDKIAEAMGGLNQVKLPKVLSLPEGLVSETNWQASWIPEGFKSKELSRYQMAVTEKMVESQLFSDGLFSFSVYIADKDEHSLKGQLVRQGRRTLHSLVMGNREVSVVGDIPPATAKRIAQSVTFNNSVPVQ
- a CDS encoding SoxR reducing system RseC family protein: MMTALATVSSVEQKGKQYFVQLSCEQQTSCSSCSSQKSCGTGIVTKAVGNKALFWQFKTKSLVKAGQIVEIGFPEKSLLQSAAIVYLVPLFMLIIGAGLGQLLLQPLLQGGEGVVILCAALFTTAGIALAKRLAKPMEDKSKQEVVLIRILGESLV
- the lepA gene encoding translation elongation factor 4, whose product is MKHIRNFSIIAHIDHGKSTLSDRLIQVCGGLSEREMAAQVLDSMDIERERGITIKAQSVTLDYKAKDGETYQLNFIDTPGHVDFSYEVSRSLAACEGALLVVDAGQGVEAQTLANCYTAIEMELEVVPILNKIDLPAAEPERVAEEIEEIVGIDAMEATRCSAKTGVGVDDVLENIVTAIPPPEGDPDAPLQALIIDSWFDNYLGVVSLVRIKNGKLKKNDKIKVMSTDQVWGVDRLGIFTPKRIDTTELNTGEVGWVVCGIKDILGAPVGDTLTLAKGGCTERLPGFQKVKPQVYAGLFPVSSDDYENFRDALGKLSLNDASLFYEPESSAALGFGFRCGFLGMLHMEIIQERLEREYDLDLITTAPTVVYEVVKTDKTVLYVDSPAKLPAVNDLEEIREPIARCNILVPSDYLGNVITLCVEKRGVQVDMVYHGNQVAVTYDLPMAEVVLDFFDRLKSTSRGYASLDYNFQRYEPSNMVRVDVLLNGETVDALAIITHKDIAQSRGRLLVEKMKEFIPRQMFDIAIQAAIGNHIIARSTVKQLRKNVIAKCYGGDISRKKKLLKKQKEGKKRMKQIGNVELPQEAFLAILHVGKD